In Xiphophorus couchianus chromosome 8, X_couchianus-1.0, whole genome shotgun sequence, the following proteins share a genomic window:
- the LOC114149889 gene encoding uncharacterized protein LOC114149889, whose protein sequence is MKAAQRRHAALAAQCRSSLSATAGVPAPPPASHAFSPPVHQVIHTNAFGSAPRRLTKNLMQIVNYAMGVTFEDKVWFQIIEDENRSQTESQTSDVIVYQLFGFEGKTLPFSLTIIDTPGYGDTRGIEHDVIVSERLFELFRSENGIHELHAVGLVVKSSVNRLSDRLQYIFDTVMSQFGKDIEKNIVALVTHSNGRRPKDLLQALNAAKIKCARDEKEQPVYFLFNNCQHEERIEEEHHKNADKIAMGGLSGFTAFLEKTAPRKLDMTLDVLNERIRLSACIQNLQERIRLSELKEAETKQIKEALEIHENNKTNEKVTVEFDEAYKGKEAIEGDIWLMILVKGAVCCTICEENCHYPGCSSSRKPEDCEVMKDGRCTVCTLKCPASAHVKGKWRYVNKTKRVQRSLDEIKRKSKQEKGLNFLGNLEEDLKKLKAEKSQLLEEALQHIDNLGQIALKVNSVSTFVPYDFLIEKLDERGEANKIRKLEEMKNKEDEGTRTIVLSMWGKLKAATKKIQKGFK, encoded by the exons atgaaagccgCACAGCGGCGTCATGCGGCCCTCGCAGCTCAGTGCCGCTCCAGCCTATcggccaccgcgggggttcccGCACCGCCGCCCGCCAGCCACGCATTTTCCCCACCCGTCCACCAGGTGATACACACGAATGCGTTCGGCAGCGCTCCCCGACGACTCACAAAAAATCTGAtgcagatcg TCAACTACGCCATGGGAGTGACATTTGAAGATAAAGTCTGGTTTCAGATCATAGAAGATGAGAACAGAAGTCAGACAGAAAGCCAGACATCAGATGTGATTGTGTACCAGCTCTTTGGTTTTGAAGGTAAAACTCTGCCCTTCTCTCTGACCATCATCGATACTCCTGGATATGGAGACACTAGAGGGATTGAACATGATGTCATTGTCAGTGAAAGATTATTTGAATTGTTTCGATCAGAAAATGGTATTCACGAACTTCATGCGGTGGGTCTGGTGGTGAAGTCGAGCGTGAATCGTCTGAGTGACCGACTGCAGTACATCTTTGATACAGTGATGTCTCAGTTTGGAAAAGACATTGAGAAAAACATTGTAGCTCTGGTCACTCACTCCAATGGAAGAAGACCAAAGGACTTGCTTCAAGCTCTCAATGCTGCCAAGATTAAATGTGCCAGAGATGAGAAGGAGCAACCTGTTTACTTCCTTTTCAATAACTGCCAACATGAAGAACGAATAGAGGAAGAGCATCATAAAAATGCTGATAAAATAGCAATGGGAGGTCTGAGTGGCTTTACTGCCTTTCTGGAAAAAACTGCACCCCGAAAACTAGACATGACTTTAGATGTTCTCAATGAACGGATCAGATTGTCTGCCTGCATCCAGAACCTGCAGGAAAGAATCCGTCTGTCTGAGCTGAAAGAGGCAGAAACGAAACAGATTAAAGAAGCTCTGGAGATAcatgaaaataacaaaactaatgAGAAGGTCACTGTAGAATTTGATGAAGCCTACAAAGGCAAAGAAGCCATCGAAGGAGACATTTGGCTGATGATTTTAGTAAAAGGGGCAGTATGTTGTACGATCTGTGAGGAGAACTGTCACTATCCTGGATGTTCAAGCTCTAGAAAGCCCGAGGACTGTGAGGTGATGAAAGATGGCCGGTGCACTGTGTGTACTTTAAAGTGTCCTGCATCTGCTCATGTGAAAGGGAAGTGGAGATATGTTAACAAGACAAAAAGGGTTCAGAGAAGCCTGGAtgagattaaaagaaaatcaaaacaagaaaaaggttTGAATTTTTTGGGTAATCTTGAGGAAGACTTGAAAAAGCTGAAAGCAGAAAAGTCGCAGCTGCTGGAAGAAGCTCTCCAACATATTGACAATTTGGGGCAGATTGCTTTGAAAGTTAATTCAGTGTCCACATTTGTCCCATATGACTTTTTGATTGAAAAGCTGGATGAAAGAGGAGAAGCCAATAAAATTCGGAAACTGGAggagatgaaaaacaaagaggatGAAGGAACCAGAACAATCGTTCTGTCTATGTGGGGTAAATTGAAAGCAGCTaccaaaaaaattcaaaagggCTTCAAGTAG
- the LOC114149571 gene encoding uncharacterized protein LOC114149571 isoform X4 translates to MLTSLYSSCFHSLTEHRKEQQCGCLHRSYLQHFIIMQRMNTSSKFKDIISKCLLIQSGSPSVFQLNTKKEDFGPLTKITLGKKNLNKANRTVLLVGETGAGKSTVINALVNHTMGVKFEDEVWFKIVEDEKRGQTESQTSDVMVYEIFGFEDQTLPFSLTIIDTPGFGDTRGIEKDFIVSQRLFDLFRSDEGIQEIHAVGLVVKATDNRVNDRLSYVFNSVMSLFGKNLEKSIVALITHSDGRQPKNVIQALEATKIRCAKNENKQPIYFLFDNSQSDDRSEDTEFLKIATEISERGLRTFTAFLEKKTAQKLIMTTDVLNQRISLTACIQNLQERILLIEQRQEELKQTHDALVKQVEDMNKSETFTVEVDVVFKEKEPLKSQKLFFRQNIFEKAMVCTICKENCHYPGCTLVRSPQHCEVIRKGHCTVCTGKCPASAHVKENWRYVTKTKKVKKTVGVQKDIKREKGDVEKNFNVVKGLVNEIQKLRSEKFQLINEAYQHVITLEEIALKVNAGATLVHLDFLIAKMKEIGDTKKVQKLEEMRTQMDEGTKLALQYLWGRVTTV, encoded by the exons ATGCTGACTTCTCTTTACTCTTCTTGCTTTCATAGCCTCACTGAGCATCGTAAAGAGCAGCAGTGTGGTTGTCTGCACAG GAGTTATCTTCAACACTTCATCATCATGCAAAGAAt GAATACATCATCTAAATTCAAGGACATCATCTCAAAATGTCTCCTGATCCAGTCAGGATCCCCATCCGTTTTCcaactaaacacaaaaaaagaggacTTTGGACCTCTGACTAAGATAACTCTCGGAAAGAAAAATTTGAACAAGGCCAACAGAACAGTGCTGCTGGTTGGTGAAACAGGAGCAGGAAAGTCTACTGTCATCAATGCTCTGGTCAACCACACCATGGGAGTGAAGTTTGAGGATGAGGTCTGGTTTAAGATTGTAGAAGATGAGAAGAGAGGGCAGACTGAAAGCCAGACATCAGATGTGATGGTTTACGAGATCTTTGGGTTTGAAGATCAAACTCTGCCATTCTCTTTGACCATCATTGATACGCCTGGATTTGGAGACACCAGAGGGattgaaaaagattttattgtcaGTCAAAGATTGTTTGACTTGTTTCGATCAGATGAGGGAATTCAGGAGATTCACGCTGTAGGTCTGGTGGTGAAGGCCACAGATAATCGAGTGAATGATCGCCTTTCATACGTCTTCAATTCAGTCATGTCTCTGTTTGGGAAAAACCTGGAGAAAAGCATTGTGGCTCTCATAACTCACTCAGATGGAAGACAAcctaaaaatgttattcaagCTCTTGAAGCTACAAAAATAAGATgtgccaaaaatgaaaataagcaacctatttattttctttttgataactCCCAAAGTGATGACCGATCAGAGGACACTGAATTTCTAAAAATTGCTACTGAAATTTCAGAGAGAGGATTGAGAACCTTTACAGCCTTCTTGGAGAAGAAAACAGCCCAAAAACTGATAATGACTACAGATGTCCTGAATCAACGCATCAGCCTGACAGCCTGTATCCAAAACCTGCAGGAGAGAATCCTACTAATAGAGCAGAGACAAGAGGAACTCAAGCAAACTCATGATGCGCTCGTCAAACAAGTAGAAGACATGAATAAATCAGAGACGTTCACTGTTGAAGTCGatgttgttttcaaagaaaaggagcctctgaaaagccaaaaactttttttcaggcaaaatatttttgagaaagCAATGGTCTGCACCATCTGTAAGGAGAACTGCCACTATCCTGGCTGTACACTTGTTCGCAGTCCCCAACATTGTGAGGTCATTAGAAAAGGGCATTGCACTGTCTGTACTGGTAAATGTCCTGCATCAGCTCATGTGAAGGAAAACTGGAGATATGTCACTAAGACCAAGAAGGTTAAGAAGACTGTAGGAGTTCAAAAAGACATAAAGAGAGAGAAGGGTGATGTTgagaaaaactttaatgttGTAAAAGGTCTTGTAAATGAAATACAGAAACTGAGATCAGAGAAGTTCCAGCTCATCAATGAAGCGTACCAACATGTTATCACACTGGAGGAGATTGCCCTCAAAGTTAATGCTGGGGCCACTTTAGTTCACTTGGATTTCTTGATTGCGAAGATGAAGGAAATAGGAGACACTAAGAAAGTTCAGAAACTGGAAGAGATGAGAACCCAAATGGATGAAGGGACCAAATTAGCACTGCAGTACTTGTGGGGCAGAGTAACAACCGTGTAA
- the LOC114149571 gene encoding uncharacterized protein LOC114149571 isoform X3, with amino-acid sequence MLTSLYSSCFHSLTEHRKEQQCGCLHSHKNLFQPHRSYLQHFIIMQRMNTSSKFKDIISKCLLIQSGSPSVFQLNTKKEDFGPLTKITLGKKNLNKANRTVLLVGETGAGKSTVINALVNHTMGVKFEDEVWFKIVEDEKRGQTESQTSDVMVYEIFGFEDQTLPFSLTIIDTPGFGDTRGIEKDFIVSQRLFDLFRSDEGIQEIHAVGLVVKATDNRVNDRLSYVFNSVMSLFGKNLEKSIVALITHSDGRQPKNVIQALEATKIRCAKNENKQPIYFLFDNSQSDDRSEDTEFLKIATEISERGLRTFTAFLEKKTAQKLIMTTDVLNQRISLTACIQNLQERILLIEQRQEELKQTHDALVKQVEDMNKSETFTVEVDVVFKEKEPLKSQKLFFRQNIFEKAMVCTICKENCHYPGCTLVRSPQHCEVIRKGHCTVCTGKCPASAHVKENWRYVTKTKKVKKTVGVQKDIKREKGDVEKNFNVVKGLVNEIQKLRSEKFQLINEAYQHVITLEEIALKVNAGATLVHLDFLIAKMKEIGDTKKVQKLEEMRTQMDEGTKLALQYLWGRVTTV; translated from the exons ATGCTGACTTCTCTTTACTCTTCTTGCTTTCATAGCCTCACTGAGCATCGTAAAGAGCAGCAGTGTGGTTGTCTGCACAG tCATAAAAACCTGTTTCAACCTCACAGGAGTTATCTTCAACACTTCATCATCATGCAAAGAAt GAATACATCATCTAAATTCAAGGACATCATCTCAAAATGTCTCCTGATCCAGTCAGGATCCCCATCCGTTTTCcaactaaacacaaaaaaagaggacTTTGGACCTCTGACTAAGATAACTCTCGGAAAGAAAAATTTGAACAAGGCCAACAGAACAGTGCTGCTGGTTGGTGAAACAGGAGCAGGAAAGTCTACTGTCATCAATGCTCTGGTCAACCACACCATGGGAGTGAAGTTTGAGGATGAGGTCTGGTTTAAGATTGTAGAAGATGAGAAGAGAGGGCAGACTGAAAGCCAGACATCAGATGTGATGGTTTACGAGATCTTTGGGTTTGAAGATCAAACTCTGCCATTCTCTTTGACCATCATTGATACGCCTGGATTTGGAGACACCAGAGGGattgaaaaagattttattgtcaGTCAAAGATTGTTTGACTTGTTTCGATCAGATGAGGGAATTCAGGAGATTCACGCTGTAGGTCTGGTGGTGAAGGCCACAGATAATCGAGTGAATGATCGCCTTTCATACGTCTTCAATTCAGTCATGTCTCTGTTTGGGAAAAACCTGGAGAAAAGCATTGTGGCTCTCATAACTCACTCAGATGGAAGACAAcctaaaaatgttattcaagCTCTTGAAGCTACAAAAATAAGATgtgccaaaaatgaaaataagcaacctatttattttctttttgataactCCCAAAGTGATGACCGATCAGAGGACACTGAATTTCTAAAAATTGCTACTGAAATTTCAGAGAGAGGATTGAGAACCTTTACAGCCTTCTTGGAGAAGAAAACAGCCCAAAAACTGATAATGACTACAGATGTCCTGAATCAACGCATCAGCCTGACAGCCTGTATCCAAAACCTGCAGGAGAGAATCCTACTAATAGAGCAGAGACAAGAGGAACTCAAGCAAACTCATGATGCGCTCGTCAAACAAGTAGAAGACATGAATAAATCAGAGACGTTCACTGTTGAAGTCGatgttgttttcaaagaaaaggagcctctgaaaagccaaaaactttttttcaggcaaaatatttttgagaaagCAATGGTCTGCACCATCTGTAAGGAGAACTGCCACTATCCTGGCTGTACACTTGTTCGCAGTCCCCAACATTGTGAGGTCATTAGAAAAGGGCATTGCACTGTCTGTACTGGTAAATGTCCTGCATCAGCTCATGTGAAGGAAAACTGGAGATATGTCACTAAGACCAAGAAGGTTAAGAAGACTGTAGGAGTTCAAAAAGACATAAAGAGAGAGAAGGGTGATGTTgagaaaaactttaatgttGTAAAAGGTCTTGTAAATGAAATACAGAAACTGAGATCAGAGAAGTTCCAGCTCATCAATGAAGCGTACCAACATGTTATCACACTGGAGGAGATTGCCCTCAAAGTTAATGCTGGGGCCACTTTAGTTCACTTGGATTTCTTGATTGCGAAGATGAAGGAAATAGGAGACACTAAGAAAGTTCAGAAACTGGAAGAGATGAGAACCCAAATGGATGAAGGGACCAAATTAGCACTGCAGTACTTGTGGGGCAGAGTAACAACCGTGTAA
- the LOC114149571 gene encoding uncharacterized protein LOC114149571 isoform X2: MLTSLYSSCFHSLTEHRKEQQCGCLHRSYLQHFIIMQRIKSPSKVSDSKCPPSSSTSPARTPAPLPRTKLRAGPPSLDISSAAVRNCTLDTIISKSTLIQSGNPSVYQLRPKKEKSAKLIKLTVGEKDECKRHKTILLVGETGAGKSTFINALANFTMGVKFQDEVWFQIVEEVDHETSEVIVYEIFGFEGKAIPYSLSIIDTPGFGSTRGIEHDVNISQRLLDLFQSMDGVHAIHGVGLVMKASDNRLSDRLMYILNSIMSLFGKNMEDNIVALITHSNGRTPNNVLQALEVSTIKCAKNEKKQPVYFLFNNCQSEDRNELAKYLEGANKITEKGLTEFTAFLEKAQPQNVKATVVVIKERSELTACIQNLQERIIETEQKQEQIRQIQHDLIKYKEEMKKNENFTIEIEESYKVKEPINAKNQFKGGSFEGAMCCTRCEENCHYPGCILAPSPAFCDVITAGHCIVCSGKCPTSDHVKENWRYVTKTRKVKMTLKEIKQKYENSKTEREKNLSYLESLETKIKHLTAKKHELLDESYKHVVKLEKIALKVDSASTLVHLDFLIEKMEEKGDKKVHKLERIKRNMDEGSRAALQYQHIAENQL, encoded by the exons ATGCTGACTTCTCTTTACTCTTCTTGCTTTCATAGCCTCACTGAGCATCGTAAAGAGCAGCAGTGTGGTTGTCTGCACAG GAGTTATCTTCAACACTTCATCATCATGCAAAGAAt TAAATCTCCAAGCAAGGTTAGTGACTCAAAGTGTCCGCCTTCATCTTCTACCTCACCGGCTCGTACACCTGCTCCTCTGCCTCGAACTAAACTGAGAGCAGGACCCCCCTCTCTAGACATCAGCAGTGCAGCAGTGAG GAATTGCACACTGGACACCATAATCTCCAAAAGTACTCTGATTCAGTCAGGAAATCCATCTGTTTACCAGCTGAggccaaaaaaggaaaaatctgcaaagctgATAAAACTGACAGTTGGTGAAAAAGATGAATGCAAGAGACATAAAACAATCCTATTGGTTGGTGAAACAGGAGCAGGAAAATCCACTTTCATCAATGCACTGGCCAATTTCACCATGGGAGTGAAGTTTCAGGATGAGGTTTGGTTCCAAATCGTGGAGGAGGTGGACCATGAAACGTCTGAAGTGATTGTCTAtgaaatatttggttttgaAGGCAAAGCCATACCCTACTCTTTGAGCATTATCGATACTCCGGGATTTGGAAGCACCAGAGGGATAGAACATGATGTTAACATCAGTCAGCGATTACTTGACTTGTTTCAATCAATGGATGGTGTTCATGCAATTCATGGAGTGGGTCTGGTAATGAAAGCAAGCGATAATCGTCTCAGTGACCGACTGATGTATATCTTGAATTCCATCATGTCGCTGTttggaaaaaacatggaagacaACATCGTAGCTCTCATCACTCACTCAAATGGAAGAACACCAAACAATGTCCTTCAAGCTCTTGAAGTTTCAACCATTAAATGTGCCAAAAATGAGAAGAAGCAGCCTGTCTACTTCTTGTTTAATAACTGTCAGAGCGAAGACCGGAACGAACTAGCAAAATACCTGGAAGGGGCCAATAAGATAACAGAGAAAGGACTGACAGAGTTCACTGCCTTTCTGGAAAAGGCGCAACCTCAAAATGTGAAGGCAACGGTTGTTGTTATAAAGGAGCGCAGTGAACTGACAGCCTGCATTCAAAATCTGCAGGAAAGAATAATTGAAACGgaacaaaaacaggagcaaATCAGACAAATTCAACATGACCTGATTAAATATAAAGAAGAGatgaaaaagaatgaaaattttACTATAGAAATAGAGGAGTCCTACAAAGTCAAAGAACCTATAAATGCCAAAAACCAGTTTAAAGGTGGTTCTTTTGAAGGAGCTATGTGCTGTACTCGCTGTGAGGAGAACTGTCACTATCCTGGATGCATTCTGGCCCCAAGTCCTGccttctgtgatgtcatcacAGCAGGTCACTGCATTGTTTGCAGTGGGAAGTGTCCCACATCTGATCATGTGAAAGAAAATTGGAGATATGTgaccaaaacaagaaaagttaaGATGactctgaaagaaataaagcaaaagtatgagaacagtaaaactgaaagagagaaaaacttgAGTTACTTAGAAAGTCTGGAGACAAAAATTAAGCATCTGACTGCAAAGAAACATGAGCTGCTGGATGAGTCCTACAAGCATGTTGTCAAACTAGAAAAGATTGCTCTGAAAGTTGATTCAGCATCTACTTTAGTCCACCTGGACTTTCTGATTGAGAAGATGGAAGAGAAAGGAGACAAGAAAGTCCACAAACTAGAACGaattaaaagaaacatggaTGAAGGAAGCAGAGCAGCTTTACAATACCAGCATATTGCAGAGAATCAGCTGTAG
- the LOC114149571 gene encoding uncharacterized protein LOC114149571 isoform X1, translated as MLTSLYSSCFHSLTEHRKEQQCGCLHSHKNLFQPHRSYLQHFIIMQRIKSPSKVSDSKCPPSSSTSPARTPAPLPRTKLRAGPPSLDISSAAVRNCTLDTIISKSTLIQSGNPSVYQLRPKKEKSAKLIKLTVGEKDECKRHKTILLVGETGAGKSTFINALANFTMGVKFQDEVWFQIVEEVDHETSEVIVYEIFGFEGKAIPYSLSIIDTPGFGSTRGIEHDVNISQRLLDLFQSMDGVHAIHGVGLVMKASDNRLSDRLMYILNSIMSLFGKNMEDNIVALITHSNGRTPNNVLQALEVSTIKCAKNEKKQPVYFLFNNCQSEDRNELAKYLEGANKITEKGLTEFTAFLEKAQPQNVKATVVVIKERSELTACIQNLQERIIETEQKQEQIRQIQHDLIKYKEEMKKNENFTIEIEESYKVKEPINAKNQFKGGSFEGAMCCTRCEENCHYPGCILAPSPAFCDVITAGHCIVCSGKCPTSDHVKENWRYVTKTRKVKMTLKEIKQKYENSKTEREKNLSYLESLETKIKHLTAKKHELLDESYKHVVKLEKIALKVDSASTLVHLDFLIEKMEEKGDKKVHKLERIKRNMDEGSRAALQYQHIAENQL; from the exons ATGCTGACTTCTCTTTACTCTTCTTGCTTTCATAGCCTCACTGAGCATCGTAAAGAGCAGCAGTGTGGTTGTCTGCACAG tCATAAAAACCTGTTTCAACCTCACAGGAGTTATCTTCAACACTTCATCATCATGCAAAGAAt TAAATCTCCAAGCAAGGTTAGTGACTCAAAGTGTCCGCCTTCATCTTCTACCTCACCGGCTCGTACACCTGCTCCTCTGCCTCGAACTAAACTGAGAGCAGGACCCCCCTCTCTAGACATCAGCAGTGCAGCAGTGAG GAATTGCACACTGGACACCATAATCTCCAAAAGTACTCTGATTCAGTCAGGAAATCCATCTGTTTACCAGCTGAggccaaaaaaggaaaaatctgcaaagctgATAAAACTGACAGTTGGTGAAAAAGATGAATGCAAGAGACATAAAACAATCCTATTGGTTGGTGAAACAGGAGCAGGAAAATCCACTTTCATCAATGCACTGGCCAATTTCACCATGGGAGTGAAGTTTCAGGATGAGGTTTGGTTCCAAATCGTGGAGGAGGTGGACCATGAAACGTCTGAAGTGATTGTCTAtgaaatatttggttttgaAGGCAAAGCCATACCCTACTCTTTGAGCATTATCGATACTCCGGGATTTGGAAGCACCAGAGGGATAGAACATGATGTTAACATCAGTCAGCGATTACTTGACTTGTTTCAATCAATGGATGGTGTTCATGCAATTCATGGAGTGGGTCTGGTAATGAAAGCAAGCGATAATCGTCTCAGTGACCGACTGATGTATATCTTGAATTCCATCATGTCGCTGTttggaaaaaacatggaagacaACATCGTAGCTCTCATCACTCACTCAAATGGAAGAACACCAAACAATGTCCTTCAAGCTCTTGAAGTTTCAACCATTAAATGTGCCAAAAATGAGAAGAAGCAGCCTGTCTACTTCTTGTTTAATAACTGTCAGAGCGAAGACCGGAACGAACTAGCAAAATACCTGGAAGGGGCCAATAAGATAACAGAGAAAGGACTGACAGAGTTCACTGCCTTTCTGGAAAAGGCGCAACCTCAAAATGTGAAGGCAACGGTTGTTGTTATAAAGGAGCGCAGTGAACTGACAGCCTGCATTCAAAATCTGCAGGAAAGAATAATTGAAACGgaacaaaaacaggagcaaATCAGACAAATTCAACATGACCTGATTAAATATAAAGAAGAGatgaaaaagaatgaaaattttACTATAGAAATAGAGGAGTCCTACAAAGTCAAAGAACCTATAAATGCCAAAAACCAGTTTAAAGGTGGTTCTTTTGAAGGAGCTATGTGCTGTACTCGCTGTGAGGAGAACTGTCACTATCCTGGATGCATTCTGGCCCCAAGTCCTGccttctgtgatgtcatcacAGCAGGTCACTGCATTGTTTGCAGTGGGAAGTGTCCCACATCTGATCATGTGAAAGAAAATTGGAGATATGTgaccaaaacaagaaaagttaaGATGactctgaaagaaataaagcaaaagtatgagaacagtaaaactgaaagagagaaaaacttgAGTTACTTAGAAAGTCTGGAGACAAAAATTAAGCATCTGACTGCAAAGAAACATGAGCTGCTGGATGAGTCCTACAAGCATGTTGTCAAACTAGAAAAGATTGCTCTGAAAGTTGATTCAGCATCTACTTTAGTCCACCTGGACTTTCTGATTGAGAAGATGGAAGAGAAAGGAGACAAGAAAGTCCACAAACTAGAACGaattaaaagaaacatggaTGAAGGAAGCAGAGCAGCTTTACAATACCAGCATATTGCAGAGAATCAGCTGTAG
- the derl2 gene encoding derlin-2 — MTCQEAPEAVSSVSKMAYQTLQQEYLQIPVVTRAYTTACVLTTAAVQLEIITPFQLYFNPDLILKNYQVWRLITNFLFFGPVGFNFLFNMIFLYRYCRMLEEGSFRGRTADFVFMFLFGGLLMTIFGIFVSLVFLGQAFTIMLVYIWSRRNPNVRMNFFGLLNFQAPFLPWVLMGFSLLLGNSIIVDLLGIAVGHVYYFLEDVFPNQPGGGRWLRTPSIIKMLFDTPEEDANYNPLPEDRPGGFAWGEGQRLGG; from the exons ATGACGTGTCAGGAAGCCCCGGAAGCTGTCAGTAGTGTCTCCAAAATGGCCTACCAGACCCTCCAGCAGGAATATTTACAGATTCCTGTTGTTACCAGGGCTTACACCACGGCCTGCGTCCTCACCACGGCTGCAGTG caacTGGAGATCATCACACCGTTCCAGCTCTACTTCAACCCAGACCTGATTCTGAAGAACTACCAG GTATGGAGACTCATCACCAACTTCCTGTTCTTCGGTCCAGTCGGCTTCAATTTCCTGTTCAACATGATATTTCT GTACCGGTACTGCCGGATGTTGGAGGAAGGCTCCTTCAGGGGTCGGACGGCTGACTTCGTCTTCATGTTCCTGTTCGGCGGCCTGCTGATGACC ATCTTCGGCATCTTCGTCAGCCTGGTCTTCCTCGGCCAGGCCTTCACCATCATGCTGGTGTACATCTGGAGCCGCAGGAACCCCAACGTGCGCATGAACTTCTTCGGCCTGCTGAACTTCCAGGCGCCCTTCCTGCCCTGGGTGCTGATGGGATTCTCCCTGCTGCTGGGAAACTCCATCATCGTCGACCTGCTCG GCATCGCTGTGGGTCACGTCTACTACTTCCTGGAAGACGTTTTCCCCAACCAGCCCGGAGGCGGACGCTGGCTCAGGACGCCGTCCATCAT AAAGATGCTGTTCGACACGCCGGAGGAAGACGCCAACTACAACCCGCTGCCTGAGGACCGGCCCGGCGGCTTCGCCTGGGGGGAGGGCCAGCGCCTGGGCGGCTAG
- the LOC114150145 gene encoding SWI/SNF-related matrix-associated actin-dependent regulator of chromatin subfamily B member 1-like codes for MQLALSKTFGQKPVKFQLEEDGDFYMVGSEVGNYLRMFRGSLYKRYPSLWRRLASVEERKKIMASSHATSVTLLKASECEEIFDGNDEKYKAVSISTEPPAYLREQKAKRSSQWVPTLPNSSHHLDAVPSSTSINRNRIGRDKKRTFPLCFDDHDPAVIHENAAQAEALVPIRLDMEIDGQKLRDAFTWNMNEKLMTPEMFAEILCDDLDLNPLAFVPAVASAIRQQIDSYPSDGLLEEQTDQRVIIKLNIHVGNISLVDQFEWDMSERDNSPEAFALKLCSELGLGGEFVTTIAYSIRGQLSWHQRTYAFSENPLPTVEIAIRNTGDADQWCPLLETLTDAEMEKKIRDQDRNTRRIRRLANTAPSW; via the exons ATGCAGCTAGCTCTGAGTAAAACATTTGGCCAGAAACCAGTTAAGTTCCAGCTGGAGGAAGATGGAGACTTTTACATGGTGGGATCAGAG GTCGGGAACTACCTGCGGATGTTCAGAGGTTCGCTCTATAAGCGCTACCCGTCACTATGGAGGCGGCTGGCCTCcgtggaggagaggaagaagatcATGGCTTCATCTCACG CCACCAGCGTGACGCTGCTGAAGGCCTCAGAGTGCGAGGAGATCTTCGACGGGAACGATGAGAAGTACAAggctgtgtccatcagcaccgaGCCTCCGGCGTACCTCAG GGAGCAGAAGGCGAAGCGCAGCAGCCAGTGGGTTCCCACTTTACCCAACAGCTCCCATCACCTGGACGCCGTTCCTTCCTCCACTTCCATCAACAGAAACCGGATCGGCCGCGACAAGAAGAGAACCTTCCCCCTCTG CTTCGATGACCACGACCCGGCGGTGATCCATGAGAACGCGGCGCAGGCGGAGGCGCTGGTTCCGATCCGATTGGACATGGAGATCGACGGACAGAAGCTGAGAGACGCCTTCACCTGGAACATGAACG AGAAGCTGATGACGCCGGAGATGTTCGCCGAGATCCTGTGCGACGACCTGGACCTGAACCCGCTGGCCTTCGTCCCCGCCGTGGCGTCCGCCATCCGCCAGCAGATCGACTCGTATCCTAGCGACGGGCTGCTGGAAGAGCAGACCGACCAGCGCGTCATCATCAAG CTGAACATCCACGTGGGGAACATTTCTCTGGTGGACCAGTTTGAGTGGGACATGTCGGAGCGCGACAACTCGCCGGAGGCCTTCGCCCTCAAGCTGTGCTCCGAGCTGGGCCTGGGCGGAGAGTTCGTCACCACCATCGCCTACAGCATCCGGGGGCAGCTCAGCTGGCACCAGCGCACCTACGCCTTCAG TGAGAACCCGCTCCCCACGGTGGAGATCGCCATCAGGAACACCGGAGATGCCGACCAGtggtgccccctgctggagaCTCTGACAGACGCAGAAATGGAGAAGAAGATCCGAGACCAGGACAGAAACacaag GAGAATTAGACGTCTGGCCAACACCGCCCCCTCCTGGTAG